The Deinococcus hopiensis KR-140 sequence CTGGCCCAGTTGCTGCCCGGTGGCTTCGAGCACGTCGCCTTCGGCAATCCCCTGACCCTGACCCGCGAGCGGCTCCACGCCCTCGCCGCCAGCGTGAGCTACCTGCCCTCGCCCACCTCGCCCGACTTTCCGGCGCTGGCGCGGGCGCTGGACGGAGTGTTCGGTCTCCATCAGGAGGACGGCACCGTCACGCTCCACTACCGCGCCCATGCCTACCTGGGACGGCCAAGCTGACGGTCCGGGCCCGTGACGCCCGCTTCAATTCAGGCAACACTTTGGGCTAAAATAACGGGCTGTGACGCGCGCTGAGCCTCGCCCCTGACATAAAGGAGCCTCCAGCGCCGCCCGCATGGAGGATTCTTGAGTTACTGGCGCACCGATATCAAGCCTCTGCTGGACGCGGAAACAGGCACCCTGTTCAAACAGGCCCCCATCCGCGTCACGCTGGGCTTTCCCAACCGCTACTCCGTGGGCATGGCGTCCCTGGGGTATCAGGTCATCTACCGCATGTTCAACCTCGAAGAGGGCGTCGCCTGCGAGCGGGCCTTCCTGCCCGACGATGTGGACGCCTTTGAACGTACCGGTCAGGCCCTCCCCACCGTCGAATCGGGCCGCGCAGCGGGCGACTGTGAACTGTTCGCCCTCAGCGTGTCTTTCGAGCTGGACCTCACCAACATCATCCGCATGCTGGACGTGGCCGGAATGCGGCCTCTGCGTGAGGAACGCAGCGACAGCGATCCCGTCGTGATGATCGGCGGGCCGTTCACGTCGTCGAACCCCTATCCGCTGACGCCCTTTGCCGACGTGATCGTGATCGGCGACGGCGAGCAGATCGTGCCCGTGGTGTCGGAGGCCCTGCGCGAGTCCAGCACCCGCGAGGAGTTCTACGACCTTGTGGACGGGATGCCCGGCATCTTTCTGCCTGCCCGCCACGTCCACGAGCCCACCTGGGCCACCGCGCCCAAGGAACTGCTGCCCGCGTACTCGCAGATCGTCACGCCCCACTCGGAACTGTCCAACATGTTCTTGGTGGAGGCCCAGCGCGGTTGCCCCCGCCCCTGCACCTTCTGCCTTGCGCGGACCATGTACGGCCCCAACCGCAACAACCAGGCGCAGGAACTGCTCGACGTGATTCCAGACTGGGTGGAAAAGGTGGGCCTGGTGGGCGCGGCCCTGTCCGACTTCCCGCACACCAAGTACGTGGGGCGCACCCTCACGGACCGGGGCATCAAGCTCGGTGTGAGCAGCATCCGTGCCGACACGGTGGACGCCGAGCTCGCCGAGATTCTCAAGGCGGGCGGCCTGCGAACCTTTACGGTGGCCTCGGACGCGCCGAGCGAGAGGTTGCGCCGCTGGTTGAAAAAGGGCATCACGACCGAAGACCTGCTCAAGACCGCGCACATCAGCCGTGACCTCGGCTTCAAGGGCATCAAGGTCTACATGATGATCGGCCTCGGGCCGGAGAACGACGACGACATCACCGAGCTGATCTCCTTTACCAAGGAACTGGCGCAGATCAACCGCGTCGCCCTGGGCATCAGCCCCTTCGTACCCAAGCGGCACACGCCGCATTTCGCGGACCCCTTTGCGGGGGTGCAGACCATCGAGCGCCGCCTCAAGCGCATCCAGAAGGAGCTGCGGACCACCGCCGAACTCCGCAACGTGTCTGCCAAGTGGGCCTGGGTGGAAAGCGTGGTGGCGCGCGGCGGCCCCGAAGTGGGCATGGCCGCCTACAAGATCTACCGCAACGAGAGCATCGGCGCTTGGAAAAAGGCGCTGGACGAGGTGGGCTGGCGTGACGAGTTCGAGATCAACACGCCCGCCATCAGCCTGCCGCCCGGGCAGTACGAGGCGCGGGAGGTCAGCGCCCACGCCGAGGGGCTGGCGGTCTAGAGCATGCGTCAAGGTGCGGACTTCTTTTTGACCGCGCAGGGCGAACTTGAGTGCGTATGGGGGAGAATGGCGCCGTGAGGGGTGCCCTTCCGCGCGCGGCGCCATTCGGACAAATGTTCTAGAAAGCAGAAGGTGGAGCGCAGCAGGCCGGGGGCACAAGAACTCCGGCCTCCGCTCTTTGTTCTGGACGCTGCGCTTCTTCACCTGGCAGATGCCAGCTCCGTTCCCACTTTGAGCATTCAACCTCATACCGCTGTCTCCGAATCGCGCGAGAATGCGGGGATATGATTTCTTCCCTCCCCCGCCCACAGACAATGGCGGAAAAGATTCTGACCCGGCGCGGCACAAAAGCCGTGTATGCCGGAGACCTCGCCGTTGTGGACGTGGATCAGGTGATGGTGGTGGACTCCATTGCCCAGAGCTTTATCGAGCGCATGGAACGCGACCTCGCCGCTGTACCCAGGTACCCTGAGCGCGTCTCCATCG is a genomic window containing:
- a CDS encoding B12-binding domain-containing radical SAM protein; translated protein: MSYWRTDIKPLLDAETGTLFKQAPIRVTLGFPNRYSVGMASLGYQVIYRMFNLEEGVACERAFLPDDVDAFERTGQALPTVESGRAAGDCELFALSVSFELDLTNIIRMLDVAGMRPLREERSDSDPVVMIGGPFTSSNPYPLTPFADVIVIGDGEQIVPVVSEALRESSTREEFYDLVDGMPGIFLPARHVHEPTWATAPKELLPAYSQIVTPHSELSNMFLVEAQRGCPRPCTFCLARTMYGPNRNNQAQELLDVIPDWVEKVGLVGAALSDFPHTKYVGRTLTDRGIKLGVSSIRADTVDAELAEILKAGGLRTFTVASDAPSERLRRWLKKGITTEDLLKTAHISRDLGFKGIKVYMMIGLGPENDDDITELISFTKELAQINRVALGISPFVPKRHTPHFADPFAGVQTIERRLKRIQKELRTTAELRNVSAKWAWVESVVARGGPEVGMAAYKIYRNESIGAWKKALDEVGWRDEFEINTPAISLPPGQYEAREVSAHAEGLAV